A genomic segment from Neodiprion lecontei isolate iyNeoLeco1 chromosome 1, iyNeoLeco1.1, whole genome shotgun sequence encodes:
- the LOC107225691 gene encoding pupal cuticle protein 20 — MKTITSVALLALIGTCYTARLENTYLPPGGASGSGGAGFIQAPNRGTSGGSGGPGGSGAGGGGGGNRFAGSGGGRPGGNAGGGGGGGYGGGSGSGGGGGSGGGGGGGRGTGSGGGGGGGEVGINSFQNENNGDGSYQFSYETANGISVQESGQLQGEAESVSGSFSFTGDDGAQYTVTYTADADGFHPEGAHLPTAPPIPPEIQRGIELSLAAEARGENQDGGDGGGNSGGGGGGGGGGGGGSGRGGGSGNGGGGGGGSGPNSLYQGPNSYQASPNGGYKY; from the exons ATGAAAACC ATCACGTCGGTTGCGCTACTCGCGCTAATCGGTACCTGCTACACCGCGCGTCTCGAAAACACTTACCTACCACCGGGCGGCGCGTCAGGTTCCGGTGGCGCAGGGTTCATTCAAGCACCAAATCGAGGAACATCCGGAGGATCGGGTGGTCCAGGGGGAAGCGGCGCCGGTGGAGGTGGGGGCGGTAACAGATTTGCCGGAAGCGGTGGAGGACGTCCTGGTGGCAACGCTGGCGGCGGTGGAGGCGGCGGATACGGCGGTG GAAGTGGtagcggcggcggcggtggcTCCGGAGGGGGTGGAGGCGGAGGTCGTGGTACTGGATCAGGTGGCGGTGGCGGCGGTGGGGAAGTCGGGATTAATTCGTTCCAGAACGAGAACAACGGGGATGGAAGCTATCAGTTCAGCTACGAAACGGCGAATGGAATAAGTGTCCAAGAATCTGGCCAGCTTCAGG GTGAGGCCGAGTCGGTGAGCGGATCATTTTCTTTCACCGGTGACGACGGAGCCCAATATACCGTGACGTACACCGCTGACGCAGACGGTTTTCACCCTGAGGGTGCGCATCTTCCAACGGCGCCGCCAATACCGCCAGAAATTCAACGCGGTATCGAATTGTCGTTAGCTGCAGAAGCTCGAGGCGAGAATCAGGACGGTGGTGACGGAGGCGGAAACAgcggcggtggtggtggtggtggtggtgggggTG GCGGTGGTTCAGGTCGTGGAGGCGGATCCGGAAACGGTGGAGGCGGTGGTGGAGGCAGTGGACCCAACTCTTTGTACCAGGGGCCAAACTCTTACCAGGCAAGCCCCAACGGTGGATACAAATATTAG
- the LOC107225706 gene encoding trypsin delta, with protein sequence MLLLLPLVLNSVGTLASGFQGLEVRIVGGQVASITNRPFQILIYRKTPKFTIPGCGGSIITRRWVVTAAHCIARVAVNETLIRAGSDDIDNDEGAVWYSVSRTVIHNEFNGIEWAMTHDIAMLMTASNIVFGPTVAPIPVRTKSPRPSTPALVSGFGVVAEGDETMSKKMRQVWVTVLDHDQCIKLLDNVTKALQVSDTHFCAAYLQGGRDACQGDSGGPITIGNSLAGIVSWGVGCAKKMVPAFYTDVSQFVPWMRNVTKKYYKPVTQ encoded by the exons ATGCTACTGTTACTACCTCTCGTTCTGAACAGCGTTGGAACGTTAGCTTCTGGTTTTCAGGGATTGGAGGTGAGGATCGTTGGTGGACAAGTTGCATCGATTACTAATCGTCCCTTTCAA ATATTGATTTACCGCAAAACTCCTAAATTCACGATTCCTGGCTGCGGAGGTTCCATCATTACTCGACGTTGGGTGGTGACAGCAGCTCACTGCATCGCTCGAGTAGCTGTTAACGAGACGCTCATCCGAGCAGGGTCAGACGACATCGATAATGACGAGGGTGCGGTGTGGTATAGCGTTTCAAGGACCGTTATCCACAACGA ATTCAATGGTATTGAGTGGGCAATGACCCACGATATCGCGATGCTGATGACAGCTTCAAACATCGTATTCGGTCCAACAGTAGCACCTATTCCAGTGCGGACAAAAAGCCCCAGACCATCGACTCCGGCCCTCGTTTCAGGTTTCGGTGTCGTTGCAGAGGGCGATGAGACTATGTCTAAGAAAATGAGACAGGTCTGGGTGACTGTGCTCGATCACGATCAGTGCATAAAGCTTCTTGACAATGTTACGAAAGCGCTGCAAGTTAGCGACACGCATTTTTGCGCCGCGTACTTACAAGGGGGCCGAGACGCCTGTCAGGGAGACAGTGGTGGTCCTATAACGATAG GTAATTCTTTGGCCGGTATCGTATCCTGGGGGGTTGGATGCGCCAAAAAAATGGTACCAGCATTTTACACTGACGTGTCCCAGTTTGTTCCTTGGATGAGGAATGTTACCAAGAAATATTATAAACCGGTTACCCAATGA
- the LOC107225705 gene encoding trypsin alpha-3 translates to MMALKRMVLSVIISLLDVTSSFLEADDLQECINSQRVIGGYCMPITDRPFQALLLVDNHEKCGAVIISERWIITAAHCVYGLSAKQITVAVGSSKIGGIDQLTYAIDTVVLHENFISNEVTMENDIALLRTINAIEYSSRVQPVPLNRVSPQPSDETVVSGFGVTNIDKSVTSNYLMAVGGKVIERNACRSLLKNAEPQLVLSNGSFCAGVLNGGKDSCQGDSGGPLTISNVLAGVVSWGFGCGQVMMPGIYTDVSYYFDWILENMNSAPVDE, encoded by the exons ATGATGGCACTGAAACGTATGGTTCTATCAGTTATCATTTCGTTACTTGACGTAACGTCGAGCTTCCTCGAAGCCGATGATTTACAGGAGTGTATCAATTCGCAAAGAGTTATAGGCGGGTATTGCATGCCGATTACTGATCGACCGTTTCAG GCATTGTTGCTTGTTGATAACCATGAAAAATGTGGCGCAGTGATAATATCTGAACGTTGGATTATAACGGCTGCCCATTGCGTTTATGGTTTATCTGCAAAACAAATTACTGTTGCGGTTGGATCTTCGAAAATTGGAGGAATCGATCAGCTTACTTATGCAATCGATACGGTTGTTCTACATGAAAA CTTTATTTCTAACGAGGTGACGATGGAAAATGATATCGCTCTATTGAGGACGATAAATGCTATAGAATACAGTTCCAGGGTGCAACCGGTGCCTTTAAATCGTGTTTCACCGCAGCCAAGCGATGAGACTGTGGTTTCGGGATTCGGTGTGACGAATATTGACAAGAGCGTAACGTCAAATTACCTGATGGCCGTTGGTGGTAAAGTGATTGAGAGGAATGCGTGCAGATCCTTACTGAAGAACGCCGAGCCCCAATTGGTATTATCAAACGGGAGTTTTTGCGCAGGAGTTTTGAACGGGGGAAAGGATTCATGCCAGGGAGATAGCGGTGGTCCGCTTACGATTA GCAATGTTTTGGCGGGTGTAGTGTCCTGGGGTTTTGGCTGTGGGCAAGTAATGATGCCCGGTATTTACACGGACGTGTCATATTACTTTGATtggattttggaaaatatgaACTCTGCCCCGGTGGACGAGTGA